The sequence below is a genomic window from Nostoc flagelliforme CCNUN1.
AGTAGCAACTTGTACTAAACTGTTCAGTTCAACTTATGCTAAACTAAACTGACTAGTTTAGTCAATATGATACAACTAAACTTGTCAATCAATTTGCAAAGGCATTATGCAGCGAAATACTATTCCTGCCCCCTGCCCCCCTTGTACTGAGCGCAGTCGAAGTATGCCTGCTGCCTCCTTCAACGAAAGGTATATTTATTTTCGCCATTTTGTACTGGGGCATTTTGCAGCATCTATTAATATTGTTTATAAGAAAGGATGATTAATAAATGGTACGCATCAAAGCTGAAGAAGTTGATCGAGACAATTCCGTTGATAAAGTGCAGCAAATTCTGCAAGGGGCAATGCAAGAATTCCTTCAACATGGCTATGCTGGCACAAGTATGGATCGGGTAGCAGTAGCAGCAGGTGTTTCTAAAGCGACAGTCTACAGCCACTTTCAAGATAAAGAAGGACTTTTTAAAGTACTGTTAGAGCAACTGGCAAGCAAAAAGAACAGTTCCATTTTTGGCACAGAACCTATTGAGGGAGAACCAGCCGCCATACTGCACCAGGTAGCAACCAAAGCATTAGAGCAGATGCTTAACGACAAAGAACATAGTGCATTTATGCGAGTACTAATCGGAGAATCTGGGCGTTTTCCTGAGTTAGCTCAAATTTGTGTTCGGGCGCTGATTAAGCCAGTAGCGGAAACTCTGACTCAGTATTTGGCAGCTCCTGAACTAAAGATACCTGACCCAGAAGCAACAGCGAGAATTCTCATAGGAGCATTGGTGCATTTTCATATTACTCAAAATGTGATGCATGGAGAGGACATTATACCAATGGAAAGCGATCGCCTGATTAATGCCTTGACACACCTAATCAATAAATGCGCCGATTAGATTGGCTATTTACCGGCGCTTGTTCGCTTGGAAG
It includes:
- a CDS encoding TetR/AcrR family transcriptional regulator yields the protein MVRIKAEEVDRDNSVDKVQQILQGAMQEFLQHGYAGTSMDRVAVAAGVSKATVYSHFQDKEGLFKVLLEQLASKKNSSIFGTEPIEGEPAAILHQVATKALEQMLNDKEHSAFMRVLIGESGRFPELAQICVRALIKPVAETLTQYLAAPELKIPDPEATARILIGALVHFHITQNVMHGEDIIPMESDRLINALTHLINKCAD